In Chrysemys picta bellii isolate R12L10 chromosome 4, ASM1138683v2, whole genome shotgun sequence, the sequence GTTCCACTGTGGGGGGCTTATGACGTAACTAGGTCCCCCGACCCAGTAGCAATGACAGGTCCTTCATGCTGACGGCAGCCGTGGGCATGAGACTCAAGTGTCCCGCACAGCAGCTAGCTTTGAGCACTGCTGATGGGCTCTGGAGGGAGGGATCTCCAGCCTTCCTGGGCCAGGGAAATGAGTTGAGCCAGGGGGGAGCCTCTGAGGAATAAAAAGGGTGCATGAGCAAGGCACAGGAGGTCTCCCTCGGTCTGAGAAAGCTgttcaggccctgctgactgcaGGGGTATATAACCAGGGGTTCCCCTGATCCACCAGACCAGCAAGGCCCAGTactgagaggagcaggtgggacAGGAGCCAGAGCAGAGGGGCTCAGTGACAATGCATTAGATAGTCTGCAGGCAGGTTGGGTGGATGGAGGGTGGGGGTTGCAAACTCAGGCAAGGGGGTGTGGAAGGATGATGGAAGCTGCAGGATATTGCTCTGGCGGATGTATCCTGGATGTGTGGCATAGCGAAGGCTCTGAATACCGGGCAGCCAGGCAAGAGGGATCGTTGGGGCAGGAGAGTTGTGGAGGCTAGATACCCTTATCGAGctacagggctggaagggacctcagagcaCCTAATCTAtcctcctgtgctgaggcaggccCACCCCAACGGGTGTAACCTATTTTTAAGCCTGCCTCCCGGCCTCCCAAGCCCACCTGTTCCAGCGCTGAACTCGCCTTACAGGTAGAAAGTTATTCCTAAAacatccaacctaagcctccctggcTACCCAGTAAGTGGCTTGCTACTTGTCCTGCCCTTGGTGGccatggagagcaattgatcGCTGGCCCCTGTGTAACCACCTTTACATGCTATGTTTCTCCCTCAGCCTTCTCATCTCTAGACCACACGTGCCCAGTTCTTTCCTCATCCCCTACCCTGCAGGGCACAAGATGGTTTGAACCCTGGGCAGGGGGGTCAGGTTTGGGCTGGAAGCGCCTGTCCCAGCTTCCACAGGGTGAGGACTCGGTAACtgggagatgagctggggtgcAGCTGGCTGGCACGGAGCCTCCAATGAATAGCACACGTGCTGGTGAACAGCAGCGATAAGGGAAGCGCAGCTGACCCATGCGTGcctctcccttcccagagcccaggcaATGCACCAGTGCCCAGCGAGGGGAGCTGAACACCTCCAGGGGTGGCTGCTGAAGGGGAGAGGCCAGGTGGTTATGTAAAAGCAGGCTCAGTCCCTGGTTCCTAGACAGCCAGTTTGACCACTCCCTCAAAACAAGGCCATTCCCTGGGTTGGGCTCTTGATGAGCTCTTGGGAGCCCAGGGCCCGGATCAACTGACCTGTTTGATCCACATTAATATGCCACTAAATAACCCCGCACTGGAGAAATCCATCCATGCTAAAGTGTCTGAGGGGCCAACCCCAGAGAAAAGCGCATGGGGGAAAGGAGTGAAGAGCAGAATAGATGCTGCATACGGAGTGCTGCGTATCCAGGTCCTTACGCTCGTCCCAGTGCTGTAGGATCCGAATGCCCCAGAGCTATGGTCCCCTCTAAGGTGTAcatgtctctctctttctggatGCTGGCACTCAAATGTTTCCTCCGGCTCTTTTCCAGGTGCCGGGGAGTCAGGCAAGAGCACAATCGTCAAACAGATGAAGTGAGTACCGTGGTAGGGCTGAGGGTCGGTTGCCCAGAACACAGCCCAAGGCGGTTTCCTTCTAAGAGCCTAATCTAGGCATGAATGTAGCATGATTAACCCCTGCGCTGCTGCTGGGCCAGGCTGCCTGCCCGCTGGCAATAGCTTAGCAAGATTAATAAAAAGGGATTAAACAACTAAATAAAAATAGCATTTGCAGTTATGCTAGCTAGGAGGAAAAGGTGCCCAGTTCTTCTGTTTCGAGGCACGAACTGATCATCAGCTGGGGTCTCTTCATGTGTCATCTCAGTAACAAGTGATGGGTGGGGATGGAAGTTTCATTTCTCCCACGCACCTGCTACAGCCCACTCTCAGGACAAGGAGATTGGCCTAGACAGACAGTGGATCTAGCATCTCAGCACCCATGCCCTGTGGAACATCCCAGGGAGTGGATGGAGTGCGGGTACATCCCATGTGAGCTGTTGGCATGTGGGGTACTGGTGGCAAGTTGATGGCCAGCCATACCAAACAGCAGGCTGCAAGTCTCCAGGCACAAGGGAGTAGGAAACCACCACACCCCCTTTGTGCGTTGCTCCTTGCTGTGCTGGGTCTCTGATGTAAGCCCCGTGGGGCAGGGAACACAAACCATCATGGAATTACACAGGGAGCAAGTGAGATCTACGTGTCAGCAGAGTCCAGTCGCAGAAGGTCCCATGTGATCTGACCTTCCCCTATGAATCTGAGGTTCTGTCACAGGCAGAGCCATGCGTGGTCAGCCCAGGAGCCAGCGAGCTAATCTGTGCCATGGGTCTCAGACCGCTTTCCTTTCAAAGCTGGTACCTTGGTCTTCATTGAGCCAGCTGATGGATGGCATTTCCTCGTTGCATCTGGACTTGGCTGCCAGGCACCTGCGTAGATCACAATGGGCCTATTTGTGAGCCGGGCTGCACGCCAGCACAGGGGTAGATAGGGGTGTAAGGAGCTCCCTTTCTCCCCTGCATGGGGTGACACATTGTCAGACACTGCTAGCAGATGCCACTCAGGCTGCTCCCCCCCACAATACTGAGCAGTGGTGTGGTTCCTCAgctctgcaccccaccccagccagcaccAAGGGGAAAGTCAGCTATGCCAGGAAAACAGCAGGTATTCAAGCTGGCACATTTCAGTCCCTGCACTGCCTCCTTCGGGCTGGAGGGCAAGGTGCcaatgtctgtgctgcagggagaggccTGCCAGGGAAGCAAGGCTGTGATCCCTGCTAAAGGCTGTGTTTCATTCCCCTCCCTCTGCAGGATTATCCACCAAGATGGTTACACGCAAGAAGAGTGCCTGGAATTCAAGTCCATCATCTACGGCAACGTGCTGCAGTCAATCCTGGCCATCATCCGAGCGATGTCCACGCTGGGGATAGATTACGTCGAACCAGGACGAGGGGTCAGTACGCTGCCCCTGCCACCACTGGAACATCTGTCTGGCCCCTGGACAGGggaaggcaggtggggagggggtcccCACGTGTTCATCTGTTCGAGTGCTTGCAATTCCCAGTTATATGCAGGAGTCCTGGGAGAGGCTGCAGGGTAGCCTGGGATGCAGGATGCTGTTCTTGGGTTGGAGAGGAAGTTTGTTCCTTCTGAGCCCCGGGGCGGAGATGGGTTCACTGGTGTTCACTTGAGCGAGCTAGCGTGTAAAGAATAGCAGTGTGGACGCTGCAGCTCGAGCGGAAGCTCAGGATAGCTGTGTGAGTccaagcccacctgaccccctgggtctgagctcagggGACTAGTCCAAGCCCGCGCCCAAACTGCAAcatccatactgctatttttagcacacttgCTCAAGTCTGTCTACTGGGATTGGGaggctgtggtgtagacataccctgtgtgtctCATTCACTCCTGCTAGCGCATGCTAGAAGCCAAACATTCCCAGCTGCTCCTTACAACAGcagataaatattttaatagacaCCACTGCCACTCGGTGGGCAAGTGGCAGTCGTCTGGTTCCCAGGTGATGTAGATTGGAAGGGAAGGGCAAGACCTCCAAGTGTGGGAaagaggagctgtggggaaggagAGTCCAGAGACGAGGGTCCTGCTCCTTTCATTATTCACAGAGGAACAAGGAGTTTGGTTTCCCGTTCCTTCAGGAACCACACTGCTATGGGTGTGTTGCCATCTACTGGTTAAGGAAAGCATTCTGGGAGCAACTGGAGTTCCCCACTCCAGGGCCTGGCCAGACAGGATTCTGGGCATGTTTCCCTACATTCTCTGGGGAAGCTGTTCTTGAAAATCAGCAGGGTTGGGTGGGGGTagaatttaaatttcaaaatccACATTAAAATCCCACAAAACCTTACCCTGATCAGATGGGCCCAAAGCAGGTCTGCCATTCATGCCCgtctctggccccagcctgctcacTGTCTCTGTCTCTTACAGGATGATGGGCGGCAGCTGTGCAACTTAGCAGATTCCATCGAGGAGGGCACCATGCCCCCAGAACTAGTGGACTGTATAAAAAAGCTGTGGAAAGATGCGGGAGTCCAGGCCTGTTTTGACAGAGCAGCTGAGTACCAGCTCAACGACTCCGCTTCCTAGTAAGTCTGTGCCTATGGCCCAGTCATTAGGAAAAGCAACTGCCAGATGGCAAGATCCTCCAGGGATGGACACGAACTTATTGGGACACAGAGGGTTCATCCATCGTTGGGACTTAGTACCGTGAATCTTCCCCTTTGCTGGTGCTGAAGTGACTGATGTCTTTATGGAGCaggtaccaccaccaccacccctcactGACATGTAAAAAAACTTGAGGACTCAGCTTTTCACcagcagccaaggggaagggaaggagaaattCCAGGTGAAGGGGCCAATCTGTTCCCTTTGAAGCCGGTGGAAATTTTAGCACTGAGTCCAAGGAGAGCCTTGTCTGTCAAGGGAAGGGTACATGCCCCTTAAAGGACTTTCGAAAACAAGCAAGACAGACCAGAATGGCTTTGAAGCATCAAGTTGCATGCACTCTCATAATTCACTATGTAACAAGCGAGGTCCTCTGTGCTCCCACTTAGCCCAGAACGGCTCCATGTGAGATACAGAACAGAGGGGATTATCCCCCATGGCCAAGATAGTGCTACTGTGTCAGACAAAGCCCCTAAATACCACTGACATGCGACTATCACTGCCTGCTGCGGTGGGGCTGCCCGCCCCTCGTTACCAGCCTAGTTCCTGTACCCTTAATTGATGCCACATGCCAGGGTATTTCAGGCATCTGAGCACCAATCTGCCTCATGTTCTATTACAGGCTGCACTATCTAAGGACAATGAGGTATTTCAGGCTCTGACTTTCTGTAGCCTCAGGGCCAaatgctgcttctgctcccagcagcaTAAATCCACTGAAGACTGTGGTTACTCCAGACACACGCTGGTGTCAACACCATCGCAATTTGTCCCTTCAGGTTAGATGAACATAGTTTTCAAGGGCCCAGAGCCATGATGGCCTGGCACAACAGCTGCAGAGCAGAGGCATGGGCACATTACAGGGAATGCTGCAGGGAACACAACTTCATTGTTTCACTCTGTTGATCCAAACATGGCCATTCTCTGACTTCATAAACCCCGGCCTGCCACGCAGCTCCCTCGTAGGCTGCAGCAGCTGCACAGTCCTATTCAACAGCATGATGGAGGAACTGTGGATGCTGGAACTTAAGGTTACGGGCTTTCCAGACCACAGCACTAACAGAGCTGCTCCATCACCTCCCACCAGCAGGGTCCACCTGTCTGTCTGCCTCCATCTGTCATCTCTTGTCTTACTGTTAGATTGTTAGTTCTTTGGGCCATAGCAGACCCTGCTTGTTCAGCACCTGGCCCAACGGGGTCATGGTCCATGCTCCTAGGTGCTGCTGCAATGCAGGTAAGAAGGCTATGTGCACACTTTGACCCTGGTTAGTCATGAACTGAGATTTTCTTACTCTACAGTTGGGCTAGAAGGACATCTCCTCTCCCTCAGGCTAGCGGAATCGCTTGGACCTTCCCACTGTCCTCTCCTACAATTGCTAGCTCACTGATAACACCTTACCCCAGACCTCCTTCCCCATGCCCGATAGCTATATGCCCTGTCCCTTAGGACTGCTCCCAACAGCTCTCTGCATTCCTGCCTAGCTACCTGAACCAGCTGGATCGGATCACAGCCCCCGATTACCTCCCCAACGAACAGGATGTACTACGATCTCGAGTGAAGACCACTGGGATCATAGAGACCAAGTTCGCTGTCAAAGATCTTAACTTCAGGTGAGTGCATATGCACttgtttccctctcccctttggTGGCATCACTGACCCAggtatcctggccaaattccagccaGGATAATGCCATTTATTTCAGTTGGCTGGGAGAGCCTGCCTCACATCCTATCCTAAACGGCTGAGTTTcttggctggtgtaaatctgcagagCGCCATTGTGCTGTCAGTTTACACCAGGTAAGGATCTGGCACTCTGCACTCATGtaaacagctgccacattccaACCCGGCGGGGGCTGGATTTCTGTGATGGGTGCTAGGACTGCCTGTGTGTTCAGTGCTCTGGGTGGGAAGGGGCTATCTAACAGCAGCAGAATTATTCCCTCCACAGGATGTTTGACGTGGGAGGACAGCGGTCAGAGCGCAAAAAGTGGATCCACTGCTTCGAAGGCGTGACCTGCATTATCTTCTGTGGAGCCCTCAGCGCCTATGACATGGTGCTAGTAGAGGATGATGAAGTGGTATGTTCTCTCTCTTAATCCCTATCTGCTGATGGCACTGTGACCACTGCTCCTCTGCCACCAGAGCACAGCTGGGTGGCTGCTCCCCCCTTTTTCAGAGCACCAGGAAACGGAAAAAACTCCTAGCTCATCTGGGAGCCACCACCCAGATTTTAAGAAAATAGCATCTCCCTAGCACAGAGAGCGTCAAGGAGAGGGGTGAGCACCAACTCTTGCTTGGTATGAAGTGCCTGTATTGCCTGGAACACAGGGGGACTCCGGCAGGCAACAGAGCCATGAATATCCTTGAATGGCAGCTCGCAGTTTACATTGT encodes:
- the GNAT2 gene encoding guanine nucleotide-binding protein G(t) subunit alpha-2 — encoded protein: MGSGASAEDKELAKRSKELEKKLQEDADKEAKTVKLLLLGAGESGKSTIVKQMKIIHQDGYTQEECLEFKSIIYGNVLQSILAIIRAMSTLGIDYVEPGRGDDGRQLCNLADSIEEGTMPPELVDCIKKLWKDAGVQACFDRAAEYQLNDSASYYLNQLDRITAPDYLPNEQDVLRSRVKTTGIIETKFAVKDLNFRMFDVGGQRSERKKWIHCFEGVTCIIFCGALSAYDMVLVEDDEVNRMHESLHLFNSICNHKFFAATSIILFLNKKDLFEEKIKKVHLSICFPDYDGPNTFEDAGNYIKNQFLDLNMRKDVKEIYSHMTCATDTQNVKFVFDAVTDVIIKENLKDCGLF